From Rhodococcus sp. B7740:
GAATCGATGATTCGACTCTGCAATTCGGGGTCGCCGGCCAGCACGATTCCCAACACGGTGGTGAAGAGCAGCAGCAACGGGAACAACGAGAGAAACGAGTAGTACGCGATGAGAGCCGCGAGATATCCACCTCGATCGTCGAGGAACTTGTACAGAACTGCGAGCGGGAAACCCGCTGACGGGTGCCTGCGCTGAAAGCTGTCCACCTTGCCGACCATCATCGCTCGAATGTATCCGCCGTGCCGCTCGTCGAAACGTCGACCGAGCGCGGCGAACGATGTGACCCAGATCTCATAGGTTCGGCGTGCGCTTTCCGGTTCGAGCATCGACCAACTACTGACACCGCACGAAACGAGAAAGGGACTCACATGAGCTTCATCGACAAGGCCAAGAACGCAGCAGAAGACGCCATCGGCAAGGCCAAGGAAGTTGTGGGCGACGCCACCAACAACAAGGACCTCGAGGCCGAGGG
This genomic window contains:
- a CDS encoding CsbD family protein, which codes for MSFIDKAKNAAEDAIGKAKEVVGDATNNKDLEAEGKKDQGSAGVKKVGENIKDTFK